Proteins encoded by one window of Xenopus tropicalis strain Nigerian chromosome 6, UCB_Xtro_10.0, whole genome shotgun sequence:
- the cyp3a5 gene encoding cytochrome P450 family 3 subfamily A member 5 isoform X1: MTFLPDFSMATWTLLVLLLTLLAYYAIWPYKLFKRYGIPGPTPIPFIGTFLGNRHGLMEFDMECFKKYGKVWGIYEGQKPLLAIVDPVIIKSIMVKECYTNFTNRRDFGLSGPLKSSVLISKDEQWKRIRTVLSPTFTSGKLKQMFPLMNHYGELLVKNIHKKINNKEPLDMKHIFGSYSMDIVLSTSFSVNVDSMNNPNDPFVTNARNLFTFSFFNPLFLISILCPFLVPLLDKMNFCFLSLKILNFFKDAVASIKKKRQKGTHEDRVDFLQLMVDAQSNEGKSVPEEEKHGYKELSDTEILAQSLIFIMAGYETTSTTLMFLAYNIATHPDVQRKLEEEIDALLPNKAPPTYDALMKMEYMDMVINESLRMFPPAIRIDRVCKKTMEINGVTIPAGVVIVVPLFALHLNPEIWPEPEEFQPERFSKENQKNQDPYNFLPFGVGPRNCIGMRFALVNMKVALTILLQNFRLETCKDTPVPLKICTKGYLKPTKPIILNLIPKVGQTVEE, encoded by the exons ATGACTTTCCTCCCAGACTTCTCTATGGCAACGTGGACTCTGCTTGTCCTGCTGCTGACTCTCCTTGCTTA TTATGCAATATGGCCATATAAATTATTCAAAAGATATGGTATTCCGGGTCCTACCCCCATTCCATTTATTGGAACTTTCCTTGGGAACAGACAT GGGCTTATGGAATTTGACATGGAGTGCTTCAAGAAATATGGAAAAGTTTGGGG GATTTATGAAGGGCAGAAGCCTTTACTCGCTATAGTGGATCCTGTGATAATTAAAAGTATCATGGTCAAGGAGTGTTACACCAACTTTACCAACAGAAGG GATTTTGGTTTGAGCGGGCCCTTGAAGTCTTCTGTCCTTATTTCCAAAGATGAGCAGTGGAAGAGGATCCGCACAGTGCTTTCACCTACTTTCACAAGTGGAAAATTAAAACAG ATGTTTCCTCTGATGAATCACTATGGAGAGTTGTTGGTGAAGAATATCCACAAGAAAATCAATAACAAGGAGCCACTAGACATGAAGCA TATATTTGGAAGTTACAGCATGGATATTGTTCTAAGCACATCATTTAGCGTCAATGTGGATTCCATGAATAACCCAAATGATCCATTTGTCACCAACGCCAGGAATCTCTTCACATTCTCTTTTTTTAATCCCCTGTTTCTGATTTCAA TTTTATGTCCATTCCTTGTTCCTCTTTTGGACAAAATGAACTTCTGCTTTCTTTCTTTGAAAATCCTAAACTTTTTCAAGGATGCAGTTGCAAGTatcaagaaaaaaaggcaaaagggcACTCATGAG GATAGAGTGGATTTCCTTCAGCTTATGGTTGATGCACAAAGCAATGAAGGCAAGTCAGTACCAGAAGAGGAAAAACATGGATATAAAG AGTTGTCAGACACTGAGATTCTCGCACAGTCACTTATCTTCATAATGGCTGGATATGAAACTACAAGCACAACCCTCATGTTCCTGGCATATAACATAGCAACGCACCCGGATGTACAGAGAAAACTTGAGGAAGAGATTGATGCTTTACTGCCCAACAAG GCACCACCAACTTATGATGCACTTATGAAAATGGAATATATGGATATGGTGATTAATGAGAGCTTAAGGATGTTCCCTCCTGCTATACGAATTGACAGAGTGTGTAAGAAGACAATGGAGATTAATGGAGTAACTATCCCAGCTGGAGTTGTAATTGTGGTACCGCTATTTGCATTGCACCTGAATCCTGAGATCTGGCCAGAACCAGAAGAATTCCAACCAGAAAG ATTCAGTAAAGAGAATCAAAAGAACCAGGACCCATACAACTTTCTGCCTTTTGGAGTTGGTCCCAGAAACTGCATAGGAATGAGATTTGCCTTAGTTAATATGAAAGTTGCTCTTACCATCTTGTTGCAGAATTTCAGATTGGAGACATGCAAAGACACTCCA gttccaCTGAAAATTTGTACCAAGGGATACCTAAAGCCCACAAAACCTATTATTCTGAATCTCATTCCTAAAGTAGGACAGACAGTGGAAGAATAA
- the cyp3a5 gene encoding cytochrome P450 family 3 subfamily A member 5 isoform X2 has translation MVKECYTNFTNRRDFGLSGPLKSSVLISKDEQWKRIRTVLSPTFTSGKLKQMFPLMNHYGELLVKNIHKKINNKEPLDMKHIFGSYSMDIVLSTSFSVNVDSMNNPNDPFVTNARNLFTFSFFNPLFLISILCPFLVPLLDKMNFCFLSLKILNFFKDAVASIKKKRQKGTHEDRVDFLQLMVDAQSNEGKSVPEEEKHGYKELSDTEILAQSLIFIMAGYETTSTTLMFLAYNIATHPDVQRKLEEEIDALLPNKAPPTYDALMKMEYMDMVINESLRMFPPAIRIDRVCKKTMEINGVTIPAGVVIVVPLFALHLNPEIWPEPEEFQPERFSKENQKNQDPYNFLPFGVGPRNCIGMRFALVNMKVALTILLQNFRLETCKDTPVPLKICTKGYLKPTKPIILNLIPKVGQTVEE, from the exons ATGGTCAAGGAGTGTTACACCAACTTTACCAACAGAAGG GATTTTGGTTTGAGCGGGCCCTTGAAGTCTTCTGTCCTTATTTCCAAAGATGAGCAGTGGAAGAGGATCCGCACAGTGCTTTCACCTACTTTCACAAGTGGAAAATTAAAACAG ATGTTTCCTCTGATGAATCACTATGGAGAGTTGTTGGTGAAGAATATCCACAAGAAAATCAATAACAAGGAGCCACTAGACATGAAGCA TATATTTGGAAGTTACAGCATGGATATTGTTCTAAGCACATCATTTAGCGTCAATGTGGATTCCATGAATAACCCAAATGATCCATTTGTCACCAACGCCAGGAATCTCTTCACATTCTCTTTTTTTAATCCCCTGTTTCTGATTTCAA TTTTATGTCCATTCCTTGTTCCTCTTTTGGACAAAATGAACTTCTGCTTTCTTTCTTTGAAAATCCTAAACTTTTTCAAGGATGCAGTTGCAAGTatcaagaaaaaaaggcaaaagggcACTCATGAG GATAGAGTGGATTTCCTTCAGCTTATGGTTGATGCACAAAGCAATGAAGGCAAGTCAGTACCAGAAGAGGAAAAACATGGATATAAAG AGTTGTCAGACACTGAGATTCTCGCACAGTCACTTATCTTCATAATGGCTGGATATGAAACTACAAGCACAACCCTCATGTTCCTGGCATATAACATAGCAACGCACCCGGATGTACAGAGAAAACTTGAGGAAGAGATTGATGCTTTACTGCCCAACAAG GCACCACCAACTTATGATGCACTTATGAAAATGGAATATATGGATATGGTGATTAATGAGAGCTTAAGGATGTTCCCTCCTGCTATACGAATTGACAGAGTGTGTAAGAAGACAATGGAGATTAATGGAGTAACTATCCCAGCTGGAGTTGTAATTGTGGTACCGCTATTTGCATTGCACCTGAATCCTGAGATCTGGCCAGAACCAGAAGAATTCCAACCAGAAAG ATTCAGTAAAGAGAATCAAAAGAACCAGGACCCATACAACTTTCTGCCTTTTGGAGTTGGTCCCAGAAACTGCATAGGAATGAGATTTGCCTTAGTTAATATGAAAGTTGCTCTTACCATCTTGTTGCAGAATTTCAGATTGGAGACATGCAAAGACACTCCA gttccaCTGAAAATTTGTACCAAGGGATACCTAAAGCCCACAAAACCTATTATTCTGAATCTCATTCCTAAAGTAGGACAGACAGTGGAAGAATAA
- the cyp3a5 gene encoding cytochrome P450 family 3 subfamily A member 5 codes for MVKECYTNFTNRRDFGLSGPLKSSVLISKDEQWKRIRTVLSPTFTSGKLKQMFPLMNHYGELLVKNIHKKINNKEPLDMKHIFGSYSMDIVLSTSFSVNVDSMNNPNDPFVTNARNLFTFSFFNPLFLISILCPFLVPLLDKMNFCFLSLKILNFFKDAVASIKKKRQKGTHEDRVDFLQLMVDAQSNEGKSVPEEEKHGYKELSDTEILAQSLIFIMAGYETTSTTLMFLAYNIATHPDVQRKLEEEIDALLPNKVKSPQSV; via the exons ATGGTCAAGGAGTGTTACACCAACTTTACCAACAGAAGG GATTTTGGTTTGAGCGGGCCCTTGAAGTCTTCTGTCCTTATTTCCAAAGATGAGCAGTGGAAGAGGATCCGCACAGTGCTTTCACCTACTTTCACAAGTGGAAAATTAAAACAG ATGTTTCCTCTGATGAATCACTATGGAGAGTTGTTGGTGAAGAATATCCACAAGAAAATCAATAACAAGGAGCCACTAGACATGAAGCA TATATTTGGAAGTTACAGCATGGATATTGTTCTAAGCACATCATTTAGCGTCAATGTGGATTCCATGAATAACCCAAATGATCCATTTGTCACCAACGCCAGGAATCTCTTCACATTCTCTTTTTTTAATCCCCTGTTTCTGATTTCAA TTTTATGTCCATTCCTTGTTCCTCTTTTGGACAAAATGAACTTCTGCTTTCTTTCTTTGAAAATCCTAAACTTTTTCAAGGATGCAGTTGCAAGTatcaagaaaaaaaggcaaaagggcACTCATGAG GATAGAGTGGATTTCCTTCAGCTTATGGTTGATGCACAAAGCAATGAAGGCAAGTCAGTACCAGAAGAGGAAAAACATGGATATAAAG AGTTGTCAGACACTGAGATTCTCGCACAGTCACTTATCTTCATAATGGCTGGATATGAAACTACAAGCACAACCCTCATGTTCCTGGCATATAACATAGCAACGCACCCGGATGTACAGAGAAAACTTGAGGAAGAGATTGATGCTTTACTGCCCAACAAGGTGAAGAGTCCTCAATCAGTTTGA